In Prochlorococcus marinus XMU1404, the following proteins share a genomic window:
- a CDS encoding RluA family pseudouridine synthase has product MELNNKNSFGIGEGELIEIIYELPLPMRLDRWLVSKRPEQSRARIQHFINSGLVLVNYKTAKAKTPLKNGDNVQIWMPPPEPLIYLKPEKMDLKILFEDEHIIVINKQSGLIVHPAPGHKSGTLVNGLLFHCNDLPGINGKLRPGIVHRLDKDTSGCMVVAKSQEALVNLQKQIKEKIASREYIAVIHGAPNSEEGQIVGHIGRDKFNRLKYKVVEETSGRYACTYWKLRERLGNYSLMNFKLDTGRTHQIRVHCAHINHPIVGDPLYGRCKKLPCKIEGQALHAFKLGLIHPINGKEMIFEAELPLDFQKLLKVLKAK; this is encoded by the coding sequence ATGGAATTAAATAATAAAAATTCTTTCGGCATTGGAGAAGGTGAACTTATAGAAATTATTTATGAGCTACCTCTTCCTATGAGACTAGACAGATGGTTGGTAAGTAAAAGGCCAGAACAAAGTAGAGCAAGAATTCAACATTTTATAAATTCAGGTTTAGTACTTGTAAACTATAAGACTGCGAAAGCAAAGACCCCATTAAAAAATGGCGATAATGTTCAAATCTGGATGCCTCCTCCAGAACCTCTTATATATTTAAAACCCGAAAAAATGGATTTAAAAATCCTTTTTGAAGACGAACATATCATAGTAATCAATAAGCAATCAGGATTGATAGTTCATCCAGCCCCTGGACACAAATCAGGAACTTTAGTTAATGGATTACTTTTTCACTGTAATGATCTACCTGGAATTAATGGGAAACTAAGACCTGGAATTGTTCATAGATTAGATAAAGATACCTCTGGATGTATGGTGGTAGCTAAAAGCCAAGAGGCATTAGTAAATCTTCAGAAACAAATAAAAGAAAAAATAGCTTCACGCGAATATATTGCAGTGATTCATGGAGCACCTAATTCTGAAGAAGGCCAAATAGTGGGGCACATTGGTAGAGATAAATTCAATAGGTTGAAATATAAAGTAGTTGAAGAAACTTCAGGAAGATATGCCTGCACTTATTGGAAATTAAGAGAAAGATTAGGTAATTACTCATTAATGAATTTCAAATTAGATACTGGTCGAACGCATCAAATAAGAGTTCATTGCGCTCACATTAATCATCCTATTGTGGGTGATCCTTTATATGGAAGATGCAAAAAACTTCCTTGTAAAATAGAGGGTCAAGCATTACACGCTTTTAAGCTTGGCCTCATACATCCAATCAATGGCAAAGAAATGATATTTGAAGCAGAATTACCATTAGATTTTCAAAAATTACTAAAAGTTCTTAAAGCTAAATAA
- the ylqF gene encoding ribosome biogenesis GTPase YlqF: MDIPKIQWYPGHIAKAEKKLSEVINKVDLVIEVRDARIPLSTGHPHLNKWINNKKHILVINRSDMISPSTITSWNKWFNAKDQYPHWCDAKRGIGIKEICKSAKESRSSIDDRRLSRGMKIRSIRALTLGFPNVGKSALINRIAKKRVVDSARKAGVTRNLRWIKLESGIDLLDAPGVIPPNLEDQKSALNLALCDDIGEAAYEIESVAIGFIKIISTLSKDKNANISVKLISNRYGVDITKGFESPSDWIDEAASKHTSGDKRRMSHKLLEDYRNQMLGKIALEVPKWN; the protein is encoded by the coding sequence GTGGACATACCCAAGATTCAATGGTACCCAGGCCATATCGCAAAAGCAGAAAAAAAATTATCTGAAGTTATCAACAAAGTAGATTTAGTTATAGAAGTTAGAGATGCACGAATTCCTTTGTCAACAGGTCATCCACACTTAAACAAATGGATCAACAATAAAAAACATATCCTTGTTATTAATAGATCTGACATGATCTCACCTAGTACCATCACAAGTTGGAATAAATGGTTTAATGCTAAAGATCAATATCCTCATTGGTGTGACGCTAAAAGAGGAATAGGTATTAAAGAGATTTGTAAATCCGCCAAAGAATCTCGGTCTTCAATTGACGATAGACGACTTTCTAGAGGCATGAAAATTAGGTCAATTAGAGCACTTACGCTTGGTTTTCCAAACGTAGGTAAGTCAGCATTAATTAATAGAATCGCAAAAAAAAGAGTAGTTGATAGTGCTAGGAAAGCAGGCGTGACTCGTAATTTAAGATGGATAAAATTAGAAAGTGGTATAGATCTGCTAGATGCTCCTGGTGTTATACCTCCAAATTTAGAAGATCAAAAATCGGCACTTAATCTTGCACTATGTGACGATATTGGAGAAGCTGCTTATGAAATAGAGAGTGTCGCAATTGGATTTATCAAAATTATATCCACTCTAAGCAAAGATAAGAATGCGAATATCTCAGTAAAACTAATATCTAATAGATATGGAGTTGATATTACAAAAGGCTTTGAGAGTCCTTCTGATTGGATCGATGAAGCAGCTTCAAAACATACCTCAGGCGATAAAAGAAGAATGTCTCATAAATTATTGGAAGATTATAGAAATCAAATGCTTGGTAAAATTGCTTTAGAAGTCCCAAAATGGAATTAA
- a CDS encoding phosphoglycerate kinase: MSKLSLSSLDKTHLEGKKVLVRVDFNVPLNEDGQITDDTRIRAAIPTIEYLINHSAKVILAAHFGRPKGQVNEKMRLSPVAARLSELLGKNVALTNSCIGDESVAQSNSLSNGDVLLLENVRFFGEEEKNDLDFAKNLASHADMYVNDAFGAAHRAHASTQGVTNYLSPSVAGFLLEKELKYLQGAIDSPKRPLAAIVGGSKVSSKIGVLDSLLDKCDKIMIGGGMIFTFYKARGLDVGKSLVEEDKLELAKDLEAKAKAKGVELLLPTDVVLANEFSPNAESKISKIDSISGNWMGLDIGPNSIKIFQNALAECKTIIWNGPMGVFEFDKFAEGTNSIATTLADLSAFSEVCTIIGGGDSVAAVEKAGLAKKMSHISTGGGASLELLEGKALPGVAALNDA, encoded by the coding sequence ATGTCAAAATTATCTCTTTCCAGTCTTGATAAGACTCATTTAGAAGGAAAAAAAGTTCTTGTCAGAGTAGATTTTAATGTTCCATTAAATGAAGATGGTCAAATAACCGACGATACGCGTATTAGAGCAGCTATCCCAACTATTGAATATCTTATTAATCACTCTGCAAAAGTTATCCTAGCTGCCCATTTTGGAAGACCAAAGGGCCAAGTAAACGAAAAAATGAGATTAAGTCCAGTAGCAGCAAGATTAAGTGAATTGTTGGGGAAAAATGTTGCTCTTACTAACAGTTGCATAGGTGATGAATCAGTTGCACAATCAAATAGCTTAAGTAACGGTGATGTTCTTTTGCTCGAAAATGTTCGTTTTTTTGGTGAAGAGGAAAAGAACGATTTGGATTTTGCTAAAAATTTAGCATCACATGCAGATATGTATGTAAATGATGCTTTTGGTGCTGCTCACAGAGCTCATGCTTCAACTCAGGGAGTTACTAATTATTTAAGTCCCTCAGTAGCTGGATTCCTTTTAGAAAAAGAATTGAAATACTTACAAGGAGCAATAGATTCACCGAAGCGTCCATTGGCAGCAATAGTTGGAGGATCAAAGGTTAGTAGTAAAATTGGAGTGCTTGATTCTTTACTAGATAAGTGTGACAAAATAATGATTGGTGGAGGTATGATTTTTACTTTTTATAAGGCTAGAGGTCTAGATGTTGGAAAGAGCCTTGTAGAAGAAGATAAACTGGAGCTTGCTAAAGATTTAGAAGCAAAAGCAAAAGCAAAAGGAGTTGAATTATTATTACCCACTGATGTTGTTTTAGCTAATGAATTTTCTCCTAACGCTGAAAGTAAAATATCTAAAATTGATTCAATTAGTGGGAATTGGATGGGTCTAGATATTGGTCCAAATTCCATTAAGATTTTTCAGAATGCTCTTGCAGAATGTAAGACAATTATTTGGAATGGTCCAATGGGAGTTTTTGAATTTGATAAATTTGCTGAAGGTACAAATTCAATAGCTACGACCCTTGCGGACTTAAGTGCTTTTTCTGAAGTTTGCACAATTATTGGTGGTGGAGATTCTGTTGCAGCAGTTGAGAAAGCGGGATTAGCTAAGAAAATGTCTCATATATCTACTGGAGGTGGCGCAAGCTTGGAACTTTTAGAAGGGAAAGCTTTACCTGGTGTAGCGGCTTTAAATGACGCCTAG
- the murG gene encoding undecaprenyldiphospho-muramoylpentapeptide beta-N-acetylglucosaminyltransferase, producing the protein MSKKNNLLVAASGTGGHIFPALAVSKEVEDQWNIHWLGVHQRLDTNFIPKKYNLTTLNIKTPRKNIFLFYQYIKVLMSTFQVIRILQEKKINLVFTTGGYISAPTIIASKLLRIPVIIHESNLIPGMVTKYFGFLCNYVLLGFKKTNSYLKNCKTIFTGTPLREQFYKSNLLPKWAPAGKGPLLIVMGGSQGAKAINQILYESLEFLIEKKFRIVHIIGECNQKSCYVKNSKNYVQKIFTNEIAALIQNCDLVISRSGAGTINELIETEKPSILIPYPYSKNNHQEKNAMILAENGGSVLMNQNKISKELFEETIGRIFRKNLKSGKNQYEILEIMKKNMKSNNKTKSKIEIKKLINYFLKEF; encoded by the coding sequence ATGTCTAAGAAAAATAACTTATTAGTTGCAGCTAGTGGTACAGGAGGTCATATTTTTCCAGCATTAGCAGTTTCTAAGGAGGTAGAGGATCAATGGAATATTCATTGGTTGGGGGTTCATCAAAGACTTGATACAAATTTTATTCCTAAAAAATACAATTTGACGACTTTGAATATAAAGACACCAAGAAAGAATATTTTTTTGTTTTATCAATATATAAAAGTTTTAATGTCAACTTTTCAAGTAATTCGGATTTTACAAGAAAAAAAAATTAACTTAGTGTTTACGACTGGAGGTTATATATCAGCACCCACTATTATTGCTTCAAAACTTCTAAGGATACCTGTCATTATTCATGAATCAAATTTAATACCTGGAATGGTCACTAAATATTTTGGTTTTTTATGTAACTATGTTCTATTAGGATTTAAGAAAACAAATTCCTATTTAAAAAATTGCAAAACTATTTTCACAGGGACGCCTTTAAGGGAGCAATTCTATAAATCTAATCTCTTGCCAAAATGGGCTCCAGCAGGCAAAGGGCCTCTATTGATTGTCATGGGAGGTAGTCAAGGTGCAAAAGCTATAAATCAAATTCTCTACGAATCCCTAGAATTTTTAATTGAAAAAAAGTTTCGGATAGTTCATATTATTGGAGAATGCAATCAGAAATCATGTTATGTAAAGAATTCAAAAAATTATGTTCAAAAGATATTTACTAATGAAATTGCGGCTTTAATTCAAAACTGTGATCTTGTTATATCGAGATCTGGTGCAGGAACAATAAATGAATTAATAGAGACTGAAAAACCTTCAATTTTAATTCCATATCCTTATTCAAAAAATAATCATCAGGAAAAAAATGCAATGATTCTTGCTGAAAATGGAGGCTCAGTTTTAATGAATCAAAATAAAATTTCTAAAGAACTTTTTGAAGAAACTATCGGAAGAATTTTTAGAAAAAATTTAAAAAGCGGAAAAAATCAATATGAAATACTAGAAATAATGAAGAAGAATATGAAAAGTAATAATAAAACTAAATCTAAAATTGAGATTAAAAAATTAATTAATTACTTTTTAAAGGAATTTTGA
- a CDS encoding pyridoxal phosphate-dependent aminotransferase yields MNKSESDEYSKKAMKILNFKHGGNVYANSKKLNLLPSEIIDASASLVPFDPPKILIDSLNEEIKKLGFRYYPERNLSDLKETIGKFHGINPENILPGNGASELITWAGYEATKFGISCIPSPGFVDYERSLNCWNSNFIHCELPKSWNNIFPQSFPLHPKGDVIWITNPHNPTGQLWERNSLETIIKKYKLVICDEAFLSITPNGEKESLIPLTKKYDNLLVLRSLTKIFNIPGLRLGYIIGSSKKIKQWKINRDPWPLNSFAIKAGIDLLSNKKFYEQWTRQIHSWINIEREIVCKKLSTIKNLKVHNSSTNFFLIESKKSLLPNIKYLENKGILLRECTSFRFLDEKWARISLQSKKNNILLCKEIQNSFKK; encoded by the coding sequence ATGAATAAATCGGAATCTGATGAATACTCAAAAAAAGCCATGAAAATATTAAACTTCAAGCATGGAGGAAATGTATATGCAAATTCAAAAAAATTAAATTTATTACCCTCTGAAATTATTGACGCAAGTGCCTCATTAGTTCCCTTTGATCCACCTAAAATACTAATAGATTCATTAAATGAAGAAATTAAGAAACTTGGATTTAGATATTACCCAGAGAGAAATTTGAGTGATTTAAAAGAAACAATTGGCAAATTTCATGGAATAAATCCAGAGAACATTTTACCTGGGAATGGAGCTTCTGAGCTAATAACCTGGGCAGGTTATGAAGCAACTAAATTTGGAATCAGTTGTATTCCTTCTCCAGGCTTTGTTGATTATGAAAGATCGTTAAATTGTTGGAATAGCAATTTCATACACTGCGAATTACCAAAAAGCTGGAATAATATTTTTCCTCAATCATTTCCACTTCATCCTAAAGGTGATGTTATTTGGATAACAAATCCACATAACCCTACAGGCCAATTGTGGGAGAGAAATTCATTAGAGACAATTATAAAAAAATATAAATTAGTTATCTGTGATGAGGCTTTCTTATCAATAACACCTAATGGAGAAAAAGAATCGTTAATACCATTAACCAAAAAATATGATAATTTATTAGTCTTGAGAAGTTTAACCAAAATCTTCAATATTCCTGGTCTTAGATTAGGTTATATTATTGGCTCATCGAAAAAAATTAAACAATGGAAAATTAATAGAGATCCTTGGCCATTAAATTCCTTTGCTATTAAAGCTGGAATTGACTTACTAAGTAATAAGAAATTCTATGAACAGTGGACAAGGCAGATTCACAGCTGGATTAATATTGAAAGAGAGATAGTATGTAAAAAACTATCAACAATAAAAAACCTTAAAGTTCATAACTCTTCAACCAACTTTTTTTTAATAGAAAGTAAAAAATCTTTGTTGCCAAATATAAAATACTTAGAAAATAAAGGAATATTACTTAGAGAATGCACTTCATTTAGATTTCTTGACGAAAAATGGGCAAGAATAAGTTTGCAGAGTAAAAAAAATAATATTCTTCTATGTAAAGAAATTCAAAATTCCTTTAAAAAGTAA
- a CDS encoding quinone-dependent dihydroorotate dehydrogenase, which translates to MNEQKGVFKNLYKNLMSPILKKDSGIDAEYLTNLSLSLLSFSSRKHNWPVVSSLLKNLNEEFSVVDKRLNQNICGINFCNPIGLAAGFDKNGNAANIWKDFGFGFAELGTVTKFAQNGNPKPRLFRLAKEEAALNRMGFNNNGAENLVKNFIEQGINFKKNRKNICLGINFGKSKITGISQANDDYLTSLKLLIPYCDYAAINVSSPNTEGLRKLQDPILLKELLKEIKCLPNCPPLFVKIAPDLSLKDIEDICQLIIEEKIDGIIATNTSIDRLGLENRKIEQTGLFLSEENGGLSGRPLQRKANKIIKHIHKIDKKIILIGVGGIDSPESAWERICSGASLIQLYTGWIYKGPQLVPDILEGIIKQLNNYQLSNIKEAIGSDLKWVE; encoded by the coding sequence ATGAATGAACAGAAGGGAGTATTTAAAAATCTTTATAAAAACTTGATGAGCCCCATATTAAAAAAAGACTCTGGAATAGATGCAGAATATCTAACAAATTTATCCCTTAGCCTTCTATCATTCAGTTCAAGGAAACATAATTGGCCGGTAGTTTCATCATTACTAAAAAATCTAAATGAAGAATTTTCTGTAGTTGATAAAAGGTTAAATCAAAACATATGTGGAATAAATTTTTGTAATCCAATTGGTTTAGCTGCGGGTTTTGACAAAAATGGAAATGCTGCAAATATATGGAAAGATTTTGGTTTTGGATTTGCAGAACTTGGTACAGTAACTAAATTTGCCCAAAATGGAAATCCCAAACCAAGGTTATTTAGATTAGCAAAAGAAGAGGCAGCATTAAATAGAATGGGCTTCAACAACAATGGTGCTGAAAATCTAGTTAAGAACTTTATTGAACAAGGTATTAATTTTAAAAAAAACAGAAAGAATATTTGTTTGGGAATAAATTTCGGTAAATCTAAAATTACAGGTATATCTCAAGCAAACGATGATTACTTAACTTCTCTAAAATTATTAATTCCATATTGTGATTATGCAGCAATAAACGTAAGTTCTCCAAATACCGAAGGACTAAGAAAGTTGCAAGATCCAATTCTCCTTAAAGAACTTCTTAAAGAAATTAAATGCTTACCTAATTGTCCACCATTATTTGTAAAAATTGCACCCGATTTAAGCCTTAAAGATATTGAAGATATTTGTCAACTAATAATTGAGGAAAAAATCGATGGAATAATTGCTACTAACACCAGCATTGATAGATTAGGTCTAGAAAATAGAAAGATCGAACAAACAGGATTATTTCTTTCTGAAGAGAATGGAGGATTAAGTGGAAGACCTTTGCAAAGAAAAGCAAATAAGATAATAAAACATATTCATAAAATTGATAAAAAGATTATTTTAATCGGCGTTGGTGGAATCGATAGTCCAGAGTCTGCTTGGGAAAGAATTTGTTCTGGAGCATCATTAATTCAACTTTATACAGGGTGGATATATAAGGGTCCACAATTAGTCCCCGATATACTTGAAGGAATCATAAAGCAACTAAATAATTATCAATTATCTAACATAAAAGAGGCCATTGGATCCGATTTAAAATGGGTTGAATGA
- a CDS encoding ribonuclease H family protein → MNNDSIAIEAATDGACSGNPGPGGWGGLIIFDDNSELEIGGSEQNTTNNRMELTAAIKTLEKLKTYKLKENFKLKTDSKYVIEGYTKWIINWKRNGWKTSTGKSVQNLDLWQKIDQLRIDGLIMEFVKGHSGDKQNDRVDKIATNYSKGISIVIKSQEEESSVDLFETNGPADIQKLLSRNELMQKFAEKKYLLSSLELSDLLCKENELKIKKYLLFEWRNWRFIPKDKKYWIIEKKEF, encoded by the coding sequence ATGAATAATGATAGTATTGCAATTGAAGCTGCAACTGATGGAGCCTGCAGTGGTAATCCAGGCCCAGGTGGTTGGGGTGGTTTAATAATTTTTGACGATAACAGTGAATTAGAGATAGGTGGTTCCGAGCAAAATACCACTAATAACAGGATGGAACTTACCGCAGCTATAAAAACGCTTGAGAAATTAAAAACCTATAAATTAAAAGAGAATTTTAAATTAAAAACTGATAGTAAATATGTTATTGAGGGATATACAAAATGGATCATTAATTGGAAAAGAAATGGATGGAAAACAAGCACAGGAAAATCAGTTCAAAATCTTGATTTATGGCAGAAAATTGATCAATTAAGGATTGATGGCCTAATAATGGAATTTGTTAAAGGTCATAGCGGGGATAAACAAAATGATAGGGTTGATAAAATTGCAACTAATTACAGCAAAGGTATTTCTATAGTAATTAAATCGCAAGAAGAAGAATCCTCAGTTGACTTGTTTGAAACAAATGGACCTGCAGATATTCAGAAATTATTGTCAAGAAACGAATTAATGCAAAAATTTGCAGAAAAAAAGTACTTGTTAAGTTCACTAGAACTAAGTGATTTATTGTGTAAAGAAAACGAATTGAAAATAAAAAAATATTTACTTTTTGAATGGCGTAATTGGAGATTCATTCCTAAAGATAAAAAATATTGGATAATAGAAAAAAAAGAATTCTAA
- the rplL gene encoding 50S ribosomal protein L7/L12 produces MSAKTEEILESLKSLSLLEASELVKQIEEAFGVSAAASAGVVMAAPGAAGADADGGAAEEKTEFDVVLESFDAAAKIKVLKVVRNATGLGLGDAKALVESAPKTVKEGIAKADAESLKKEIEEAGGKVTLK; encoded by the coding sequence ATGTCCGCAAAAACTGAAGAAATTCTTGAATCATTAAAGTCTCTATCACTTTTAGAAGCATCTGAGCTTGTAAAGCAAATTGAAGAGGCTTTTGGCGTATCTGCTGCAGCTTCTGCAGGGGTAGTAATGGCAGCTCCAGGAGCAGCTGGCGCTGATGCAGATGGAGGCGCTGCTGAAGAAAAAACTGAATTTGATGTGGTACTCGAAAGCTTTGATGCAGCTGCAAAAATCAAAGTCCTTAAGGTTGTAAGAAATGCAACTGGTCTTGGTCTTGGTGATGCGAAAGCACTTGTTGAATCAGCACCAAAAACAGTAAAAGAAGGAATTGCCAAAGCAGACGCTGAATCTTTAAAGAAAGAGATTGAAGAAGCTGGCGGTAAAGTTACACTTAAGTAA
- the rplJ gene encoding 50S ribosomal protein L10 gives MGRTLENKQQIVSEIKSLLNDSEMAVVLDYKGLTIKEMSDLRSRLQTTKGICKVTKNSLMRKAIDGDSNWNDLESLLTGTNAFVLIKEDVGGAVKAIQSFQKDTKKSETKGALFEGRLLSNSEIKEIASLPSKEVLMAKIAGALNGVATKIAISINEVPSGLARSLKQHSEKSES, from the coding sequence ATGGGCCGAACACTAGAGAATAAGCAACAAATCGTTAGTGAGATTAAATCTCTCTTAAACGACTCGGAAATGGCTGTGGTTCTTGACTATAAAGGTTTAACTATCAAAGAGATGTCTGATTTGCGATCTAGATTGCAAACAACTAAAGGCATTTGCAAAGTTACTAAAAATTCATTAATGCGAAAAGCAATTGATGGAGATAGTAATTGGAATGATCTTGAATCTTTACTGACCGGAACAAATGCTTTTGTCTTAATCAAAGAAGATGTTGGAGGTGCTGTAAAAGCGATCCAATCTTTTCAAAAAGACACCAAAAAATCCGAAACCAAAGGAGCTTTATTTGAAGGCAGACTTCTTAGCAATTCTGAAATAAAAGAAATTGCGAGTCTTCCATCTAAAGAAGTATTGATGGCAAAAATTGCTGGTGCTCTAAATGGAGTAGCAACAAAAATTGCAATCTCTATCAATGAAGTGCCTTCTGGACTTGCTAGATCACTTAAACAACATTCTGAAAAATCAGAATCTTAA
- the rplA gene encoding 50S ribosomal protein L1, translating to MKKLSKRMAALSTKIEDRIYAPLEALSIIKENANAKFDETIEAHIRLGIDPKYTDQQLRTTVALPHGTGQSIKIAVITSGENVSKAKSAGADLFGEEDLVESINKGNMEFDLLIATPDMMPKVAKLGRVLGPRGLMPNPKAGTVTNDISNAIKEFKAGKLEFRADKAGIVHVRFGKASFTKEDLFDNLKTLQESIDKNKPSGAKGKYWKSFYVTSTMGPSVQVDISAVQDYQPES from the coding sequence ATGAAAAAACTATCAAAAAGAATGGCGGCTCTATCAACAAAGATAGAAGATCGCATTTACGCTCCACTAGAAGCTCTTAGTATTATCAAGGAAAATGCCAACGCTAAATTTGATGAAACTATTGAAGCGCATATACGTCTAGGTATTGATCCAAAATATACTGATCAACAATTAAGGACCACAGTTGCATTACCACATGGTACTGGCCAAAGTATCAAGATCGCTGTAATCACAAGCGGTGAGAATGTATCGAAAGCTAAGTCTGCTGGTGCAGATTTATTTGGTGAAGAAGATCTTGTGGAAAGCATAAATAAAGGAAATATGGAATTTGATCTGCTTATTGCAACTCCAGATATGATGCCAAAGGTTGCAAAATTAGGAAGAGTTTTAGGACCTAGAGGTTTAATGCCTAATCCAAAAGCTGGGACAGTGACCAATGATATTAGTAATGCAATAAAAGAATTCAAAGCTGGTAAGCTCGAATTTAGAGCAGATAAAGCAGGCATCGTTCATGTTCGCTTCGGAAAAGCAAGTTTTACGAAAGAGGACCTATTTGATAACTTAAAAACCTTACAAGAATCAATTGATAAAAACAAACCAAGTGGAGCCAAAGGAAAATATTGGAAAAGTTTTTATGTGACTTCAACTATGGGGCCTTCAGTTCAAGTTGATATCAGTGCAGTGCAAGATTACCAACCTGAAAGTTAA
- the rplK gene encoding 50S ribosomal protein L11, whose translation MAKKIVAVIKLALQAGKANPAPPVGPALGQHGVNIMAFCKEYNARTQDKAGFVIPVEISVFEDRSFTFITKTPPASVLITKAAGIEKGSGESAKGSVGNISKSQLEEIAKTKLPDLNCSNIESAMKVIEGTARNMGVSITD comes from the coding sequence ATGGCAAAAAAAATTGTTGCAGTTATCAAGCTTGCTCTACAAGCAGGCAAAGCGAATCCTGCTCCTCCAGTAGGCCCAGCTTTAGGACAACATGGTGTCAATATTATGGCATTTTGTAAAGAATACAATGCTAGGACCCAAGATAAAGCAGGTTTTGTAATTCCAGTTGAGATTTCTGTTTTTGAAGATAGAAGCTTTACTTTCATAACAAAAACACCTCCAGCCTCAGTTTTAATCACAAAAGCGGCTGGGATAGAGAAAGGATCTGGTGAATCTGCAAAAGGCTCTGTTGGGAATATAAGTAAATCTCAATTAGAAGAAATAGCCAAAACTAAGCTTCCTGATCTAAACTGTTCTAATATTGAATCAGCTATGAAAGTAATTGAGGGTACTGCTCGTAATATGGGCGTCTCTATTACTGATTGA
- the nusG gene encoding transcription termination/antitermination protein NusG yields the protein MSNELTTNLASSKANTSIARWYAVQVASSCEKKVKATLEQRSVTLGVNNRIIEIEIPQTPGIKLKKDGSRQTTEEKVFPGYVLVRMILDEDTMMAVKSTPNVINFVGAEDGRGSGRSRGHIKPRPLSRQEVNRIFKRASEKKAVIKLDIEEKDRIIVTSGPFKDFQGEVIEVSGERNKLKALLSIFGRETPVELEFSQINKQN from the coding sequence ATGAGTAATGAATTGACTACAAACCTTGCTTCTTCAAAAGCTAATACTAGCATCGCGAGATGGTATGCAGTTCAAGTAGCATCAAGCTGTGAAAAAAAAGTAAAAGCGACCCTTGAGCAGAGATCAGTAACTTTGGGTGTTAATAATCGGATTATTGAAATTGAAATTCCCCAGACTCCTGGAATTAAATTAAAGAAAGATGGTAGTAGACAAACTACTGAAGAAAAAGTTTTCCCAGGTTATGTCCTCGTAAGAATGATTTTGGACGAAGATACAATGATGGCTGTAAAAAGTACTCCAAATGTAATTAACTTTGTTGGTGCTGAAGATGGTAGAGGTAGCGGAAGATCACGAGGTCATATCAAACCTCGACCATTATCCAGACAAGAAGTTAATAGGATCTTTAAGCGCGCATCAGAGAAAAAGGCTGTAATCAAATTAGATATTGAAGAAAAAGATAGGATCATAGTAACTAGTGGTCCATTTAAGGATTTCCAGGGAGAAGTTATAGAAGTTTCCGGGGAAAGAAATAAATTAAAAGCATTACTTTCGATATTTGGGCGCGAGACTCCTGTAGAATTAGAGTTCTCCCAAATCAATAAACAAAATTAA
- the secE gene encoding preprotein translocase subunit SecE, producing the protein MTSPTTNKEPLKKDSPEIEEPKKKDNFFSSTYNELKLVVWPNKQQLFSESVAVIIMVSFSAAAIASVSRFYGWAASQIFG; encoded by the coding sequence GTGACAAGTCCCACTACTAATAAAGAACCTCTTAAAAAAGATTCCCCTGAAATAGAAGAGCCTAAAAAAAAGGATAATTTTTTTAGTTCTACCTACAATGAGCTCAAACTTGTCGTATGGCCAAACAAACAACAACTTTTTAGTGAATCAGTAGCGGTTATAATTATGGTATCTTTTTCTGCGGCAGCCATAGCCTCTGTCAGCAGATTCTATGGATGGGCAGCCTCTCAAATTTTTGGTTAA